Proteins from one Amycolatopsis benzoatilytica AK 16/65 genomic window:
- a CDS encoding RHS repeat-associated core domain-containing protein → MTNPLIAPTQDSTKSFSGISLLESADGLKTAIESGDWAGVAMGAVGTALDALSAAMDPFGAILAAGVAWLMEHVGPLKEALNTLTGNADQIAAQAETWGNVAKELGEVAQGLADAVKNDLQSWTGDAADTYRKKAEDTAAVIQSAQKGSEGASSGVKTAGVVVGAVRTLVRDIIAQLVGHLISWALQVLFTLGIGLTWVVPQVVAAVAKTAAKITELTTKLVKALKALIPLLKKAGTLFEDAGKALKSLKGGKVTPSGAPKDIHSPKSGPKEPAPKGGAKEPKPDEDGTHASSADGSGTHHEPAPPPVKKEPQPGKPEPDPQPGPHGESGGGTSKSGTTEGPPSNKPVDPRGAAAGKDTRTCVTDPIDVASGEMVLDELDLVLPLDLELRIERTHVSSYRAGRWFGRSWASTVDQRLEIDDTDVCYFAPDGMVLVYPLPRPGGTGLPAEGPRLPLTRRLDGSYVLEMPVDGSSLRFAPVPGDRPGVLALVSVAGGGQRYDLDYDRSGRPARIRHSDGHDVAFTVHRDRITEMSVVNPETGGSVLVAQYGYDADGRLTRVVNSSGKPMLFDYDRDGRVTGWQDRNGTWYRYVYDAAGRCVKTVGDRGFRDAEFEYDRERRVTGYTDALGQRTEYHLNEAGQVVREIDPDGHAIESAWDRYDRLLLRTDQLGRSTSFEYDDEGVLRRVVRPDGSVVQVELHRGKVAAIAVRDGERTWTRSYDQPVDPYSARLGVADEFRPETAGSAAVRPDAVQEAARTEKGYVPDMFGRPALVETPGGPVRLEWTVEGLRTARTGSGGGREQWSYDGEGNDLSHVRETGAITRREYGPFGVIVAETDETGGRTGFEYDAELRLRTVTNPVGLTWNYGYDHAGRVTAERDFDGRALAFEYDAAGQLVRSYNGLGELTELSYDTLGNVVERRTPYGRTSYSYDPVGRLRRAENGDAVIEYERDEQGRVVAQTSNGRTTTFAYAPDGSWVRRRTPSGVDSSWSFGDNGAPAVLTGGGHVVSFERDAAGNETGRSVDGTVVLAQGFDAEQRLIGQEGPSVGRRYDYRADGYLVRTADRRSGIAEFRLDAAGRVIEAIASDRREGFRYDAAGNIVFSGTTSSAPESGPRAYHGNTLASAGALSCHYDTQGRMVQRRVGDLVWSYGWDGQDRLTGVTAPDGTRWRYRYDPIGRRVAKQRLAPGGDIAEQVDFVWDGGKLVEEFHRRADGTTRVRTWDYDPDSDVPVAQYENTGGVRLFHTIVTDPVGKPVELLDAAGGLGWSGRSTVWGSELPGSAGATGTPLRFPGQYFDAETGLHYNVYRYYDPASGRYVSQDPLGLAPAPNPAAYVPNPSRSADPLGLACSDGPGGAPTSTRPGSADEPGHVGGTSSTSNPSRSPSPEPADRPQTTQEKVDSRPHQAAPDFSHNPAQHQNWVFHGSGQPPSKIFNEGLSSDAIRNTMPTHGPNYHIPTHQHQSWESGSGYVSTTGDYESGMQFVPIKIGTLPHVETTGGGWFGKPGTTTNFSHHDGYVYQIDNPPGSMVHLPSHPDRVPRFDNQNEWAAIDHIPGSQISGAWKVDGHYNVVPGQPGGHPNIAYPHDIGKWPKPTFIDNPNFQPRT, encoded by the coding sequence GTGACGAACCCGCTCATCGCGCCGACACAGGACTCCACCAAGTCGTTTTCCGGTATTTCGCTTCTGGAGTCGGCGGACGGGCTGAAGACCGCGATCGAGTCCGGGGACTGGGCCGGGGTCGCGATGGGGGCGGTCGGGACGGCGCTGGACGCGTTGTCCGCGGCGATGGACCCGTTCGGCGCGATCCTCGCGGCCGGAGTGGCGTGGCTGATGGAGCACGTCGGGCCGCTGAAAGAAGCGCTCAACACGCTGACCGGGAACGCGGACCAGATCGCGGCGCAGGCGGAAACGTGGGGGAACGTCGCCAAGGAACTCGGCGAGGTCGCGCAGGGGCTCGCCGACGCGGTGAAGAACGACCTGCAGTCCTGGACCGGCGATGCGGCGGACACTTATCGCAAGAAGGCCGAAGACACCGCGGCAGTGATCCAGTCGGCGCAGAAGGGGTCGGAGGGCGCGTCGTCGGGCGTGAAGACCGCGGGCGTCGTGGTGGGCGCGGTCCGCACGTTGGTGCGCGACATCATCGCGCAACTGGTCGGACATTTGATCAGCTGGGCGCTGCAGGTGCTGTTCACGCTCGGGATCGGGCTCACCTGGGTGGTGCCGCAGGTCGTCGCGGCGGTGGCGAAGACGGCCGCGAAGATCACCGAGCTGACGACGAAACTGGTCAAGGCGCTCAAAGCGCTGATCCCGCTGCTGAAAAAAGCCGGGACGTTGTTCGAGGACGCCGGGAAGGCGTTGAAGAGCCTCAAGGGCGGCAAGGTCACGCCTTCCGGAGCACCGAAAGACATCCACTCGCCGAAGAGCGGCCCGAAAGAGCCAGCGCCTAAGGGCGGTGCCAAGGAACCCAAGCCAGACGAGGACGGGACGCACGCGTCGAGCGCGGACGGTAGCGGCACGCACCACGAGCCTGCTCCGCCGCCGGTGAAGAAAGAGCCGCAGCCGGGCAAGCCGGAGCCGGATCCGCAGCCGGGCCCGCACGGGGAGAGCGGTGGCGGAACCAGCAAGAGCGGCACGACCGAAGGCCCGCCGTCGAACAAGCCGGTCGACCCGCGGGGCGCGGCGGCCGGCAAGGACACCCGCACCTGCGTCACCGACCCGATCGACGTCGCGAGCGGGGAAATGGTCCTCGACGAGCTCGACCTGGTGCTGCCGCTGGACCTGGAACTGCGGATCGAGCGGACGCACGTCTCTTCCTACCGGGCCGGCCGGTGGTTCGGCCGATCCTGGGCGTCCACTGTGGACCAGCGGCTGGAGATCGACGACACCGACGTCTGCTACTTCGCGCCGGACGGCATGGTGCTCGTCTATCCGCTGCCGCGGCCGGGCGGCACCGGGCTGCCGGCGGAAGGGCCGCGGCTGCCGCTGACCCGGCGGCTCGACGGCAGCTACGTGCTCGAAATGCCGGTGGACGGCAGCAGCCTGCGCTTCGCGCCGGTACCCGGCGATCGTCCCGGCGTGCTGGCGCTCGTCTCGGTCGCCGGGGGCGGGCAGCGATACGACCTCGACTACGACCGGTCCGGGCGGCCGGCGCGGATTCGGCACTCGGACGGGCATGACGTCGCGTTCACCGTGCACCGCGACCGGATCACCGAAATGTCGGTGGTGAACCCGGAGACCGGCGGCAGCGTGCTGGTGGCCCAGTACGGCTACGACGCGGACGGACGGCTGACCCGGGTGGTGAATTCCTCCGGCAAGCCGATGCTGTTCGACTACGACCGGGACGGGCGCGTCACCGGCTGGCAGGACCGGAACGGCACTTGGTACCGCTACGTCTACGACGCGGCCGGGCGATGCGTGAAGACGGTGGGAGACCGGGGATTCCGCGACGCGGAGTTCGAGTACGACCGCGAACGACGCGTCACCGGCTACACGGACGCGCTCGGCCAGCGCACCGAATACCACCTCAACGAGGCCGGGCAAGTGGTCCGGGAAATCGATCCGGACGGCCACGCGATCGAGTCCGCTTGGGACCGCTACGACCGGCTGCTGCTGCGCACCGATCAGCTCGGCCGCAGCACGTCGTTCGAGTACGACGACGAAGGCGTGCTGCGCCGGGTGGTCCGGCCGGACGGCAGTGTCGTCCAGGTCGAGCTTCACCGTGGGAAGGTCGCCGCGATCGCGGTGCGCGACGGGGAACGCACCTGGACCCGCTCCTACGACCAGCCGGTGGACCCGTATTCGGCGCGGCTCGGCGTAGCGGATGAGTTTCGGCCCGAGACCGCCGGCAGCGCGGCAGTGCGGCCGGACGCGGTCCAGGAGGCCGCGCGGACGGAGAAGGGCTACGTGCCGGACATGTTCGGCCGGCCCGCGCTGGTCGAAACTCCGGGCGGACCGGTCCGTCTCGAATGGACAGTGGAGGGGCTGCGTACCGCGCGGACCGGTTCCGGCGGCGGCCGCGAACAGTGGTCCTACGACGGCGAGGGCAATGATCTTTCGCACGTGCGCGAAACCGGTGCGATCACCCGGCGCGAGTACGGCCCGTTCGGCGTGATCGTCGCGGAGACCGACGAGACCGGCGGTCGCACCGGCTTCGAGTACGACGCCGAGCTTCGGCTGCGGACAGTGACCAATCCCGTTGGCCTGACCTGGAATTACGGGTACGACCATGCGGGCCGGGTCACCGCGGAACGCGATTTCGACGGTCGTGCGCTGGCCTTCGAGTACGACGCGGCGGGACAGCTCGTGCGGTCGTACAACGGGCTCGGCGAGCTGACCGAACTCAGCTACGACACGTTGGGCAACGTCGTGGAGCGGCGGACGCCCTACGGCCGCACCAGCTACTCCTACGATCCGGTCGGCCGGCTCCGCCGCGCGGAAAACGGCGACGCGGTCATCGAATACGAGCGGGACGAGCAGGGCCGGGTGGTCGCGCAGACGAGCAACGGCCGCACCACCACGTTCGCCTACGCGCCGGACGGCAGCTGGGTGCGGCGGCGCACTCCGTCCGGAGTGGACAGTTCGTGGTCGTTCGGGGACAACGGCGCTCCGGCCGTCCTGACCGGCGGCGGGCACGTCGTCTCCTTCGAGCGCGACGCGGCGGGCAACGAAACCGGCCGGTCGGTGGACGGGACGGTCGTGCTCGCCCAGGGATTCGACGCCGAGCAGCGGCTCATCGGCCAAGAAGGCCCGAGCGTGGGCAGGCGCTACGACTACCGGGCCGACGGCTACCTCGTCCGCACCGCCGACCGGCGGTCCGGCATCGCGGAGTTCCGGCTCGACGCGGCCGGGCGCGTCATCGAGGCGATCGCGTCCGACCGGCGAGAGGGTTTCCGTTACGACGCGGCGGGAAACATCGTCTTCAGCGGGACGACCAGTTCCGCTCCGGAAAGCGGCCCGCGGGCCTACCACGGCAACACGCTGGCTTCGGCGGGCGCGCTTTCCTGCCACTACGACACCCAGGGCCGAATGGTGCAGCGGCGGGTCGGCGACCTGGTGTGGAGCTATGGCTGGGACGGTCAAGACCGGCTCACCGGCGTGACTGCCCCGGACGGCACCCGGTGGCGGTACCGCTACGACCCGATCGGCAGGCGAGTCGCCAAACAGCGGCTCGCTCCCGGTGGCGACATCGCCGAACAGGTCGATTTCGTCTGGGACGGCGGAAAACTCGTCGAGGAGTTCCACCGTCGTGCGGACGGGACGACCCGGGTGCGCACCTGGGACTACGACCCGGACTCCGACGTTCCGGTGGCGCAGTACGAAAACACCGGCGGTGTCCGGCTTTTCCACACCATCGTGACCGACCCGGTAGGCAAACCGGTCGAGCTGCTCGACGCGGCGGGCGGGCTGGGCTGGTCCGGGCGGAGCACGGTGTGGGGCAGCGAGCTGCCAGGCAGCGCTGGCGCGACCGGCACCCCGTTGCGCTTCCCCGGGCAGTACTTCGACGCGGAAACCGGCCTGCACTACAACGTTTACCGTTACTACGACCCGGCATCCGGCCGTTACGTGAGCCAGGACCCGCTCGGTCTCGCGCCCGCGCCCAACCCGGCGGCGTACGTGCCGAACCCGTCGCGGTCGGCCGACCCGCTGGGCCTGGCCTGCTCGGACGGCCCGGGCGGTGCGCCGACCTCGACCCGGCCGGGCAGCGCCGACGAACCTGGCCACGTCGGCGGCACGAGCAGCACGTCGAACCCGTCGCGTTCGCCGTCGCCGGAACCGGCGGACCGGCCCCAGACGACGCAGGAGAAGGTCGATTCGCGGCCGCACCAGGCCGCGCCGGACTTCTCGCACAATCCGGCGCAGCACCAGAACTGGGTGTTCCACGGTTCCGGCCAGCCGCCGAGCAAGATCTTCAACGAGGGCCTCTCGTCCGACGCGATCCGGAACACCATGCCCACCCACGGGCCGAACTATCACATCCCGACTCACCAGCACCAGTCCTGGGAATCTGGCAGCGGATACGTGTCCACCACCGGCGACTACGAGAGCGGCATGCAGTTCGTGCCGATCAAGATCGGCACCCTGCCGCATGTCGAGACCACCGGCGGCGGATGGTTCGGGAAGCCCGGCACCACCACGAACTTCTCCCACCACGACGGGTACGTGTACCAAATCGACAACCCGCCCGGCTCGATGGTGCACCTGCCGTCGCATCCGGACCGGGTGCCGCGGTTCGACAACCAGAACGAGTGGGCGGCGATCGACCACATCCCGGGTTCGCAGATTTCCGGCGCGTGGAAGGTCGACGGGCACTACAACGTGGTGCCCGGTCAGCCAGGCGGGCACCCGAACATCGCCTACCCGCACGACATTGGCAAATGGCCTAAGCCGACCTTCATCGACAACCCGAATTTCCAGCCGCGCACGTGA